A genomic region of Pseudomonas sp. MPC6 contains the following coding sequences:
- a CDS encoding ROK family protein, which produces MNTLRKSVQPKILVIDVGGSHIKCLLSGEKTRRKFKSGPKLTPQQMVDGILKITADWRFDAISIGYPGVVTQGSPARDPHHLAPGWLGFDFEGAFGRPVRIVNDAAMQALGSYRGGKMLFLGLGTGLGSALIVDGHIVAMELGHLRRSKRQDYEDLLGKRGYKRLGKKKWRHKVHAVVEGFSAALLPDEIVIGGGQADRLKTLPPRSRLGNNAAAFLGGFRLWDESPPAKSPNT; this is translated from the coding sequence ATGAACACTCTGCGAAAGTCAGTGCAACCGAAGATCCTGGTCATCGACGTCGGTGGTTCACACATCAAATGTCTACTCAGTGGCGAGAAGACTCGGCGCAAGTTCAAATCCGGGCCAAAACTCACACCGCAGCAGATGGTCGACGGGATACTCAAGATTACCGCCGACTGGCGTTTCGATGCGATATCGATCGGCTACCCCGGTGTCGTTACTCAGGGCTCTCCGGCACGCGATCCGCACCACTTGGCGCCAGGGTGGCTCGGCTTCGATTTCGAGGGCGCATTTGGTCGCCCGGTTCGTATCGTCAACGACGCGGCCATGCAGGCCCTCGGCAGCTATCGGGGCGGCAAGATGCTGTTTCTAGGCCTGGGCACCGGCCTGGGGTCTGCACTGATCGTGGATGGGCATATCGTGGCGATGGAACTGGGTCACCTGCGGCGTAGCAAGCGGCAGGATTACGAGGACCTGCTCGGCAAGCGCGGCTACAAGCGCCTCGGCAAGAAGAAGTGGCGACACAAGGTACATGCCGTCGTCGAGGGTTTCAGCGCGGCATTGTTGCCCGACGAAATCGTCATCGGCGGCGGACAGGCCGATCGACTCAAGACGCTTCCACCGCGAAGCCGACTGGGCAATAACGCGGCGGCCTTTCTCGGTGGCTTTCGCCTGTGGGACGAGTCGCCGCCGGCCAAGTCACCGAATACCTAA
- the zwf gene encoding glucose-6-phosphate dehydrogenase, translating to MNSDISDPHAQPADALVVFGATGDLAHKMIFPALYAMCRSGALKVPAIGVASSKWSVEQLRTRARESINHVGGKVDPRALDRLLSTLQYVSGNYKDAATFDALRLALHGAQRPAFYLAIPPTLFPTVIRALKAAGLADGGRVIIEKPFGRDLASARELNRIAREAFSEDAIFRIDHFLGKEAIMNILYFRFANSFLEPIWNRNHIASVQITLAEQFGVEARGAFYESAGCLRDVMQNHLFQIVALLAMEPPASRNFEAVHRHKADVFSAMRPLGAEDILRGQYQGYRNEPQVASDSDVETFCALRLHIDSWRWGGVPWYLRSGKCLPATSCEVVVRFKPPPQDLFGDAAMGESANYLRFHLSPHSTIALAARVKRAGKAFVGVQRELLLLEEQSGEQSPYERLLTDAINGDGALFAHEETIESSWAVVEPVLVDPPAVHFYVAGSWGPSAADPFMAADGGWRNPEAAS from the coding sequence ATGAATTCCGACATCAGCGATCCTCACGCGCAACCCGCCGACGCATTAGTCGTATTCGGCGCCACCGGCGACCTGGCGCATAAAATGATCTTTCCTGCGCTCTATGCGATGTGCCGAAGCGGTGCACTGAAGGTGCCGGCTATCGGCGTGGCCTCGTCAAAGTGGAGTGTCGAACAACTGCGCACGCGAGCCCGCGAAAGCATCAATCATGTTGGCGGAAAAGTCGACCCGCGTGCGTTGGACCGCTTATTGTCAACGCTGCAATACGTCAGTGGTAACTATAAAGACGCCGCCACCTTCGATGCGTTGCGACTTGCCCTGCACGGCGCACAACGCCCAGCGTTCTACCTCGCTATCCCACCGACACTGTTCCCCACAGTCATCCGCGCGCTCAAGGCCGCCGGTTTGGCCGATGGCGGACGAGTCATCATCGAAAAGCCGTTCGGCCGTGATCTGGCTTCGGCACGCGAACTCAACCGGATCGCACGGGAGGCCTTTTCCGAAGACGCCATCTTTCGCATCGATCACTTCCTGGGCAAGGAAGCGATCATGAACATTCTGTACTTTCGCTTCGCCAATTCCTTTCTTGAACCGATCTGGAATCGTAACCACATCGCGAGCGTGCAGATAACGTTGGCCGAGCAGTTCGGCGTTGAGGCCCGGGGGGCATTCTACGAAAGCGCAGGCTGCCTGCGCGACGTGATGCAAAACCATCTGTTCCAGATCGTCGCGCTGTTGGCGATGGAGCCTCCGGCGAGCCGCAATTTCGAGGCGGTGCATCGCCACAAGGCCGATGTCTTCTCCGCGATGCGACCGCTGGGCGCCGAGGACATCCTGCGCGGTCAGTACCAGGGCTATCGTAACGAGCCGCAGGTCGCGAGCGATTCCGATGTCGAAACATTTTGCGCGCTGCGCCTCCATATCGATTCCTGGCGCTGGGGTGGAGTGCCCTGGTACCTGCGCTCAGGAAAGTGCCTGCCGGCCACCTCCTGTGAAGTGGTGGTGCGCTTCAAGCCGCCGCCGCAGGACCTTTTTGGCGACGCAGCGATGGGCGAGAGTGCCAACTATTTACGCTTCCATTTGTCACCGCACTCGACAATTGCGCTCGCCGCTCGCGTAAAACGGGCCGGCAAGGCATTCGTCGGCGTGCAGCGAGAGCTCTTGCTGCTTGAAGAGCAGTCCGGCGAGCAATCCCCCTATGAGCGTCTGCTGACCGACGCTATAAACGGTGACGGCGCGCTATTTGCCCATGAGGAGACCATCGAATCGTCCTGGGCGGTGGTTGAGCCTGTGCTGGTCGATCCCCCCGCGGTCCACTTCTATGTTGCGGGCTCGTGGGGCCCGTCAGCCGCGGATCCTTTCATGGCCGCCGATGGCGGCTGGCGTAATCCCGAAGCGGCGAGCTGA
- a CDS encoding glycoside hydrolase family 15 protein, with translation MPLPIEDYAMIGDGHTAALVGRDGSIDWLCLPRFDSGACFAAILGGPEYGRWVIAPREKTTVVSRRYREGTLILETDFETASGAVRLIDCMPLSNERWDVLRIVVGLRGRVAMSMELIIRFDYGSIVPWVSRREGILFATAGPDTLELHTPVHTRGEQMTTRANFEIGAGERVPFVLNYRPSYAPVQQAIDAESTLVQTERHWQEWSGRCRFECRWQDAVLRSLLTLKALIYQPTGGIVAAPTTSLPEHPGGVRNWDYRYCWLRDATFTLNALLLSGYTDEALAWCGWLLRAVAGSPADMQILYSVTGERRLEETEIAWLPGYLLASPVRIGNAAAEQFQLDVYGEVMDTLHLARAAGQVLPPHAWDIQRVLLDFLDSHWQEPDEGIWEVRGPRRHFTHSKVMAWVAFDRGVKAIERYGLEGPVEAWRRTRDQIHAQVCEEGFDAKRKCFVQYYGSTALDASLLLIPLVGFLPPDDPRVRTTIAAIERELIVDGLVLRYRVETATTVDGLPPGEGVFLPCSFWLADCLAVIGRRHEAETLFERLLALRNDVGLLAEEFDPRSGHMQGNFPQALSHMALVNTARLLSLARDQIDESSRKGERPVTAKDVP, from the coding sequence GTGCCCCTGCCCATTGAGGATTACGCCATGATCGGTGACGGCCACACCGCTGCACTGGTGGGCCGCGATGGTTCAATCGATTGGCTATGCTTGCCTCGTTTCGACTCGGGCGCCTGCTTCGCGGCCATTTTGGGCGGCCCAGAGTACGGTCGCTGGGTGATCGCACCACGCGAAAAAACCACCGTGGTGAGTCGTCGCTACCGCGAAGGCACCCTGATCCTGGAAACAGACTTCGAGACAGCGTCGGGTGCAGTGCGCTTGATCGACTGCATGCCGCTGTCAAACGAACGTTGGGACGTGTTGCGCATCGTCGTGGGTCTACGTGGGCGCGTGGCCATGAGCATGGAGCTTATCATTCGTTTCGACTACGGCTCCATCGTCCCTTGGGTGAGCCGGCGCGAGGGCATACTGTTCGCGACCGCCGGGCCAGACACACTCGAGTTGCATACGCCGGTGCACACGCGCGGTGAGCAAATGACTACGCGGGCCAACTTCGAGATTGGCGCCGGTGAACGTGTACCTTTCGTGCTCAACTACCGGCCGTCCTATGCGCCCGTGCAGCAGGCCATCGACGCCGAAAGCACACTTGTGCAGACCGAGCGTCACTGGCAGGAATGGTCAGGGCGCTGCCGCTTCGAGTGCCGGTGGCAGGACGCGGTGCTGCGATCTTTGCTAACGCTCAAAGCGCTCATCTACCAGCCCACAGGCGGCATCGTTGCAGCGCCAACCACCTCGCTGCCGGAGCACCCGGGCGGCGTGCGCAACTGGGACTACCGCTATTGCTGGCTGCGCGATGCGACCTTCACGCTGAATGCCTTACTGCTCTCAGGCTACACCGACGAGGCGCTGGCTTGGTGCGGCTGGCTACTGCGTGCCGTCGCGGGCAGTCCAGCCGATATGCAGATTCTGTACAGCGTGACCGGAGAGCGCCGGCTCGAAGAGACCGAAATCGCGTGGCTGCCGGGGTATCTACTGGCCTCCCCGGTGCGTATTGGCAATGCAGCGGCCGAACAGTTCCAGCTCGACGTCTACGGCGAGGTGATGGACACCCTGCATCTGGCGCGTGCGGCCGGGCAGGTACTGCCGCCGCATGCCTGGGACATCCAGCGCGTCTTGCTGGACTTCCTCGACAGCCATTGGCAAGAGCCGGATGAAGGCATCTGGGAAGTCCGTGGTCCGCGCCGGCACTTCACCCACTCCAAGGTGATGGCCTGGGTCGCCTTCGACCGCGGAGTCAAGGCCATCGAACGCTATGGACTGGAAGGCCCGGTCGAGGCCTGGCGTCGCACCCGCGACCAGATCCACGCGCAGGTGTGCGAAGAAGGCTTCGATGCGAAGCGCAAATGCTTCGTTCAGTATTACGGCAGCACGGCACTCGATGCCAGCCTGCTGCTGATTCCCCTGGTGGGCTTTCTGCCGCCGGACGATCCGCGAGTGAGGACCACGATCGCCGCGATCGAACGCGAACTGATCGTCGACGGCCTGGTGTTGCGCTACCGAGTTGAGACTGCGACGACTGTCGACGGCCTTCCACCTGGCGAAGGTGTTTTTCTGCCTTGCAGTTTTTGGCTGGCCGATTGCCTCGCCGTCATCGGCCGTCGCCACGAGGCCGAAACGCTGTTCGAGCGTCTACTTGCGTTGCGCAACGACGTCGGCCTGCTCGCCGAGGAGTTCGATCCCCGAAGCGGACACATGCAGGGAAACTTTCCGCAAGCCCTCAGCCACATGGCACTGGTCAATACCGCACGGCTGCTCTCGCTGGCGCGGGATCAGATCGATGAATCAAGCCGCAAAGGCGAGCGACCGGTCACTGCCAAGGACGTACCATGA
- a CDS encoding NAD(P)-binding domain-containing protein yields MKIGMIGLGLMGASTATRLPRDGQECAVHDQASEDIECRVAYHANLVQHDYAVVAETMPVHCPAHYQYEIDLPEIADVGRHGSVIVLWLLDLTAATRAAAPKLRGYKGRISDSAEGRWTVRAAIDGAVSAPLLSKASYVRIGSRAMPISLSASNQPCAMNSVTKSRSPFRTPSAET; encoded by the coding sequence ATGAAGATCGGGATGATAGGCCTTGGTCTCATGGGCGCCAGCACGGCGACCCGCCTGCCTCGCGACGGTCAAGAGTGCGCGGTCCATGACCAAGCGTCCGAAGACATCGAATGCCGCGTCGCGTACCACGCGAATCTCGTCCAGCACGACTACGCCGTCGTTGCTGAGACGATGCCGGTGCATTGCCCCGCTCACTATCAATACGAGATTGACCTCCCAGAGATCGCGGATGTCGGGCGGCACGGCAGCGTGATCGTATTATGGCTACTGGATCTGACCGCCGCGACTCGAGCGGCCGCCCCCAAGCTGCGTGGCTATAAAGGCCGTATATCGGATTCCGCTGAAGGACGCTGGACTGTGCGGGCGGCCATCGACGGAGCCGTGTCTGCACCGTTGTTGAGTAAGGCGTCATATGTCCGCATCGGCTCGCGCGCGATGCCGATTTCGCTAAGCGCGTCCAATCAGCCATGCGCCATGAACTCGGTAACCAAGTCGAGAAGTCCGTTCAGGACTCCGTCGGCGGAGACATGA
- a CDS encoding arylsulfatase, which yields MANAYWTQSTWLNNRLGAGLAFAMLTLSCANAAPQEVNGTPGSPSATTTIDGRYLPNPPPAFGGVINLDAQTSTPYWSPTVVPPKNAPNVLLIITDDVGFGAPSTFGGLIPTPSMDRVAAAGLRFTQFNSTALCSPTRAALITGRNHHSVGFGVISEISTGYPGYNSVITKDKVTIGKVLKDNGYATSWFGKNHNTPSFQISQAGPFDQWPIGMGFDYFFGFMGGETSQWQPGNLMRNTTPIHPYVGKPGWNLITAMADDAVGYVNELNALDPKKPFFLYYAPGGTHAPHHPTPEWVDKFKGKFDMGWNAAREQIFANQKRLGVIPPTAKLTPWPDSLKKWDELSAEEKKLYAHQMEVYAAYLAYTDHEIGRVIQAIDDMGKLDNTLIIYISGDNGGSAEGTPNGTPNEMTTFNGIDVPVAEQMKYLDAWGSDQTYPHMAVGWTWAMDTPFKWTKQIASHFGGTRQGMAISWPNRIKDAGGIRNQFHHVIDIEPTILEATGIDAPLQVDGIAQKPIEGTSMAYLFDKQNAEKPSTRTTQYFEMFGMRALYHEGWMASTTPYRAPWDITSQPPKDIVNGVKWELYDITKDWTQNDDIAAANPTKLKELQDLFWVAANKYQVLPLDASAFTRVIAQRPSIVAGRTEFNYLSPVTGILPGNEPNVLNKSYLITADITVPENGGDGVLVTDGGRFGGYALYLLKGKPIFNYNLEGVARFRWEGTEALTPGKHSISFDFKYAGPGFGKGGTGVLSVDGKQLASQTIPHSVPFVFGVDESFDVGSDTGTPVDDKDYQVPFAFTGSLHKLTVKLEPTQLNVAGKEAVQNKVGTKD from the coding sequence ATGGCCAATGCATACTGGACTCAATCAACTTGGCTAAATAACAGGCTTGGTGCAGGACTGGCGTTTGCCATGCTTACGCTCTCTTGTGCCAATGCAGCGCCACAGGAAGTCAACGGCACGCCCGGTTCACCCAGTGCGACCACGACCATCGATGGCAGATACCTGCCCAACCCTCCCCCGGCGTTTGGCGGCGTCATCAACCTCGACGCCCAGACCTCGACGCCCTACTGGTCCCCGACCGTCGTACCTCCCAAAAACGCGCCAAATGTCTTGTTGATCATCACTGACGACGTCGGCTTCGGCGCGCCCAGTACGTTCGGCGGTCTCATCCCGACGCCGAGCATGGATCGCGTTGCGGCAGCTGGATTGCGCTTCACGCAATTCAATTCGACGGCACTGTGCTCGCCCACACGTGCAGCCTTGATCACCGGACGTAACCACCACTCCGTCGGTTTCGGTGTCATCTCAGAAATTTCAACGGGATACCCCGGCTACAACAGCGTCATCACCAAGGACAAAGTGACCATTGGCAAAGTCCTTAAGGACAACGGCTATGCAACGTCGTGGTTTGGCAAAAACCACAACACGCCGTCATTCCAGATCAGTCAGGCCGGTCCGTTTGATCAGTGGCCTATTGGTATGGGCTTTGATTATTTTTTCGGGTTCATGGGCGGCGAAACCAGCCAGTGGCAACCGGGCAATCTGATGCGAAACACCACGCCAATTCATCCTTACGTCGGCAAACCGGGGTGGAACCTGATCACTGCGATGGCGGATGACGCCGTTGGTTATGTCAACGAATTGAATGCGCTCGATCCGAAGAAACCGTTCTTTCTTTACTACGCGCCCGGCGGTACCCACGCGCCGCATCACCCGACGCCCGAATGGGTTGACAAGTTCAAGGGCAAATTCGACATGGGGTGGAATGCTGCGCGCGAACAGATCTTCGCCAATCAGAAGCGCCTCGGCGTCATCCCGCCGACTGCCAAGCTCACACCCTGGCCGGATTCACTGAAAAAATGGGACGAACTTTCGGCGGAAGAGAAAAAACTGTATGCCCACCAGATGGAAGTCTATGCGGCCTATCTCGCGTACACCGATCATGAAATCGGTCGGGTGATCCAGGCGATTGATGACATGGGCAAGCTCGATAACACGCTGATTATCTACATCAGTGGTGACAACGGCGGTAGCGCAGAAGGCACCCCTAACGGCACACCAAACGAAATGACCACTTTCAACGGAATCGACGTGCCGGTCGCCGAACAGATGAAGTATCTGGATGCCTGGGGTTCGGACCAGACCTATCCGCACATGGCCGTGGGTTGGACCTGGGCCATGGACACCCCCTTCAAGTGGACCAAGCAAATCGCATCGCATTTTGGCGGCACCCGCCAGGGCATGGCCATCTCCTGGCCGAACAGGATCAAGGATGCCGGCGGCATCCGTAACCAGTTCCACCACGTCATTGACATCGAGCCGACGATTCTTGAAGCCACCGGCATTGATGCGCCGCTCCAGGTAGACGGCATTGCGCAAAAACCCATCGAAGGCACGAGCATGGCTTACCTCTTCGACAAGCAGAATGCCGAAAAGCCGTCTACACGCACCACGCAGTATTTCGAGATGTTTGGAATGCGCGCGCTTTATCACGAAGGCTGGATGGCATCGACGACGCCCTACCGCGCACCTTGGGACATTACTTCTCAGCCGCCCAAGGACATCGTCAATGGCGTCAAATGGGAGCTGTACGACATCACCAAGGACTGGACGCAGAATGACGATATCGCCGCCGCCAACCCTACGAAACTCAAGGAACTACAGGATCTGTTCTGGGTGGCAGCGAACAAATATCAAGTGCTGCCGCTAGACGCCTCCGCATTTACGCGCGTCATTGCACAAAGGCCGAGCATCGTGGCCGGACGCACCGAGTTCAATTACCTTTCGCCTGTGACGGGCATTCTTCCAGGCAACGAGCCCAACGTGTTGAACAAGTCCTACCTCATTACGGCTGATATCACTGTTCCGGAAAACGGCGGCGACGGTGTCTTGGTGACCGACGGCGGTCGCTTCGGGGGCTACGCGCTCTACCTCCTGAAAGGTAAGCCGATTTTCAACTACAACCTCGAAGGTGTTGCGCGATTCCGTTGGGAAGGGACCGAGGCGCTCACTCCCGGCAAGCACAGCATCAGCTTTGATTTCAAATATGCCGGGCCCGGATTCGGTAAGGGCGGCACCGGCGTACTGTCAGTGGATGGCAAGCAACTGGCTAGTCAGACGATACCCCACAGCGTTCCATTCGTCTTCGGCGTGGATGAAAGTTTCGATGTCGGTTCCGACACCGGCACCCCCGTCGATGACAAGGATTACCAGGTACCGTTTGCATTCACCGGTTCACTGCACAAACTTACCGTCAAGCTCGAACCAACGCAGTTGAATGTCGCAGGCAAGGAAGCCGTTCAGAACAAGGTCGGCACCAAAGACTAG
- a CDS encoding formylglycine-generating enzyme family protein — MLARKRRFGIAIVCTGIVLACVAFAGYQHIRGPVPLTLGDGKNGPLDMVWLPGGEFLMGSDHKQARPNEGPAHKVRLDGYWIDRYDVTNADFARFIAETHYVTTAERKPKWEDLKVQLPPGTPEPDDGNLVPGALVFVGTDRPIPLNDFSQWWAFVPGADWRHPLGPDSTIEGKETHPVVQVSREDVQAYAAWAHKRLLTEAEWENAARGGLEQANYAWGNDFSPGGEKMANTWDEIQPFPVTGASNKFKIGTKPVGSYRPNAYGLYDMSGNVWQWVADWYRADAFRGGLKRQPAGEAAVNPVGPSDSYDPELGVTANAPQRVIRGGSFLCSDSYCTSFRTSARQGADPMNSMSHLGFRLAMSNDQWEKNR; from the coding sequence ATGCTTGCCAGGAAACGGCGTTTCGGTATCGCTATCGTCTGCACCGGGATCGTGTTGGCTTGCGTGGCGTTTGCGGGTTACCAGCATATTCGCGGCCCCGTGCCGTTGACGCTGGGTGATGGAAAGAATGGCCCCCTGGATATGGTCTGGCTTCCTGGTGGCGAGTTTTTGATGGGGAGCGATCACAAGCAGGCTCGTCCGAACGAGGGGCCGGCACACAAGGTTCGGCTGGATGGCTACTGGATCGACCGCTATGACGTCACCAATGCCGATTTCGCCCGGTTCATTGCTGAAACGCATTACGTCACCACCGCCGAACGCAAACCCAAATGGGAAGATCTGAAAGTCCAACTACCGCCAGGGACTCCTGAGCCGGATGACGGCAACCTGGTGCCTGGCGCATTGGTTTTTGTCGGCACAGACAGGCCAATCCCGCTCAATGATTTCAGCCAGTGGTGGGCATTTGTACCGGGGGCTGACTGGCGTCACCCGCTGGGGCCAGACAGTACAATCGAGGGCAAGGAAACCCATCCTGTTGTTCAGGTTTCACGTGAAGATGTGCAGGCGTACGCAGCGTGGGCGCACAAGCGCCTACTCACCGAGGCTGAATGGGAAAACGCCGCAAGAGGCGGGCTGGAACAAGCGAATTATGCGTGGGGGAATGACTTCTCGCCTGGAGGAGAAAAGATGGCGAATACCTGGGATGAGATACAGCCATTTCCAGTGACCGGTGCCAGTAATAAATTCAAAATTGGTACCAAGCCGGTAGGCAGTTACCGACCCAACGCCTACGGGCTCTACGATATGTCCGGGAATGTCTGGCAATGGGTCGCCGATTGGTATCGTGCCGACGCGTTTAGAGGTGGGCTCAAGCGTCAACCGGCGGGCGAAGCAGCGGTAAATCCGGTGGGGCCTTCCGACAGCTATGACCCCGAACTTGGGGTGACGGCTAATGCGCCGCAGCGTGTCATCCGAGGTGGATCTTTTCTTTGTAGCGACAGCTACTGCACGAGTTTTCGAACCAGTGCCAGGCAGGGCGCAGATCCTATGAACTCCATGTCGCATCTCGGCTTTCGCTTGGCGATGAGTAATGACCAATGGGAAAAGAACCGTTGA
- a CDS encoding F0F1 ATP synthase subunit gamma, whose amino-acid sequence MAVTITSLRRQISSAADLKSVVGVMKASAASAIGQYERSVAALADYARTVELGLGVCLRSVDPGGARIQSSPTRVDDIVVHAVVFGSDQGLVGRFNEEVVDYAMAQVASSSVKVWAVGERVYERLLDAGMALEGSFAVPGSVEQITQLVGQILQKVPIPESAAVGEQHSATLILFYNRPTGKGYNPVSQRLLPLDDRWQRGLAKHPWPTSQRPEVLSANKQTLRAFIREHLFVSLFRASAESLASENASRLAAMQRADRNIGELLEDLYATYHRLRQAGIDEELFDVISGFDALSSNADTGPQR is encoded by the coding sequence ATGGCCGTCACCATCACCTCGTTGCGCCGCCAGATCAGTAGCGCAGCAGATCTTAAGTCCGTGGTAGGGGTCATGAAAGCCTCGGCCGCCTCAGCGATCGGGCAGTACGAACGATCAGTGGCGGCACTCGCCGACTACGCGCGCACGGTTGAACTGGGGTTGGGTGTGTGTCTGCGTTCGGTCGATCCTGGTGGGGCACGCATTCAGTCCTCCCCGACGCGCGTCGATGACATTGTGGTGCACGCCGTTGTATTTGGCTCTGATCAAGGGCTGGTAGGTCGGTTCAATGAGGAGGTGGTCGACTACGCGATGGCGCAGGTCGCGTCTTCCTCGGTGAAGGTTTGGGCGGTCGGCGAGCGCGTGTATGAACGACTGCTCGATGCCGGTATGGCGCTCGAAGGCTCATTTGCCGTTCCCGGATCGGTAGAACAAATCACGCAACTCGTCGGACAGATTCTGCAAAAAGTACCGATCCCGGAAAGCGCAGCAGTGGGTGAGCAGCATAGCGCAACGCTGATCCTTTTCTATAACCGTCCGACTGGCAAAGGTTATAACCCCGTGAGTCAGCGACTCCTGCCTCTGGACGACCGTTGGCAACGCGGACTGGCTAAGCATCCCTGGCCCACGAGTCAACGGCCCGAAGTCCTGAGCGCAAACAAGCAGACGCTGCGTGCCTTCATCCGCGAGCACCTGTTCGTCTCGCTGTTTCGTGCCAGTGCCGAGTCGTTGGCCAGTGAAAACGCCAGCCGTCTCGCCGCGATGCAGCGCGCAGACCGCAACATCGGCGAGCTTCTGGAAGACCTCTACGCCACCTATCACCGTTTACGCCAAGCCGGCATCGACGAGGAGCTTTTCGACGTGATCTCCGGTTTTGACGCCTTGTCGTCGAACGCCGATACAGGCCCTCAACGCTGA